The following proteins are encoded in a genomic region of Pelodictyon phaeoclathratiforme BU-1:
- a CDS encoding 2Fe-2S iron-sulfur cluster-binding protein gives MHITINNQQYEANEGDRLLDIARTNHAHIGYFCGGNGICQTCYVRVLEGSELLSPLSEEEKALLSDALLSEGTRMGCMAKVEKPGTIRIISAVEEVKQMVETNPLQLAGYAAKMGREALVKFPETMQLQSKREFDLWQLFSDIVGGIGNAFQLFFQAFTAPLSCDSQHEEGCCVRPFAEKSTASEPSCSSNKGKITTMTRAHIAA, from the coding sequence ATGCATATCACGATCAATAATCAGCAGTATGAGGCAAACGAGGGTGACCGGTTACTTGATATCGCTCGTACGAATCATGCTCACATAGGCTATTTCTGCGGGGGGAATGGAATTTGTCAAACCTGCTATGTCAGGGTTCTTGAAGGCAGTGAGCTTCTCTCTCCGCTCAGTGAAGAGGAAAAAGCGCTCCTTTCTGATGCTCTTTTGAGCGAGGGGACAAGAATGGGCTGTATGGCTAAAGTTGAAAAACCCGGGACGATAAGGATCATATCAGCAGTCGAAGAGGTCAAGCAAATGGTTGAAACCAATCCGCTGCAATTGGCAGGGTATGCCGCCAAAATGGGCAGGGAGGCGCTTGTAAAGTTTCCCGAAACCATGCAGTTGCAGTCGAAAAGGGAGTTTGATCTGTGGCAACTCTTTTCTGACATTGTCGGTGGCATCGGAAATGCTTTCCAGCTTTTCTTCCAGGCCTTTACCGCGCCGCTATCGTGTGATAGTCAACATGAGGAGGGCTGCTGCGTCAGGCCCTTTGCAGAGAAATCAACTGCCTCTGAACCATCATGCAGCAGCAACAAAGGGAAGATAACCACGATGACGAGAGCGCATATTGCAGCATAA
- a CDS encoding 2Fe-2S iron-sulfur cluster-binding protein — protein MIIFINDKPCEAKTGDLLLKVAQRHNCHIGYICGGNGICQSCFVYVKEGMDSLSAPNNIEKAFISDKLFQEGGRLACQCVIIKEGTVRLLSRAENLKRIVLSLNVPGFITYAQTIGYNVVNKLPEGAGTLVDRIKKGQISPGDSLGKIGNGVVQASQLLSSTVMESFPFLQYPATILADGAKGALKGATEMVCTVSGGRLHLPGTDASCCKSEKTPVIEPVKISVK, from the coding sequence ATGATCATATTCATCAACGATAAACCTTGTGAAGCAAAAACAGGTGATTTGCTCCTGAAGGTTGCGCAACGTCATAACTGCCACATTGGTTATATCTGCGGGGGAAATGGTATCTGCCAGAGTTGCTTTGTTTATGTCAAGGAGGGGATGGACTCTCTTTCAGCTCCGAACAATATTGAAAAGGCCTTTATTTCTGATAAACTGTTTCAGGAGGGAGGAAGGCTTGCCTGTCAGTGTGTGATTATCAAAGAGGGAACTGTTCGGCTTCTTTCAAGGGCCGAGAACCTCAAACGCATTGTTCTCTCTCTGAACGTACCTGGTTTTATCACCTATGCCCAAACCATTGGCTATAATGTTGTCAATAAACTGCCTGAAGGTGCAGGTACCCTTGTTGACAGAATCAAAAAGGGGCAGATAAGTCCGGGCGATTCTCTCGGCAAAATTGGCAACGGGGTGGTTCAGGCATCACAACTGCTTTCCAGTACCGTTATGGAATCCTTCCCCTTTCTGCAATACCCCGCTACCATCCTTGCCGATGGAGCCAAGGGCGCATTGAAAGGTGCAACAGAGATGGTATGCACTGTTTCAGGAGGACGTCTGCATTTGCCAGGAACAGATGCTTCCTGCTGCAAGAGTGAAAAAACTCCGGTTATTGAGCCGGTAAAAATATCTGTAAAGTAG
- a CDS encoding alanine dehydrogenase, which translates to MGYSSDIGNVEFELGAKTLERWLIKPEKTMEIVLGIPRERLQDERRVAISPPGVQILVEQGIKVIVEKSAGNFCNFTDLAYGEAGATIAESPEELYQQSNVIVKVSPPMTEELPLFMPGQMLISALHLGTITPDLIKALIEKNITALGFEFIETRDGELPIVRTLSEIAGSLAIQTAAKYLETGYGGSGILLGGIAGVPPAWVTIIGAGTVGLFAAQDALGLGAQVTVIDKEINRLRRFEAFFNRHLVTAIANDHYIAEIAKMSDVLIGALSPRQKIIKPLVSEQVVKSMKPGSVIIDVSIDQGACFATSRHTSHTNPIYVKHGVTHYCVPNIPSAVAKTASFALTNTLLPFLLKLTGHETVSEILWKSHSLRKGTYIFKGYVTQKILAELTDIPFREIDMLLAAS; encoded by the coding sequence ATGGGGTACTCTTCTGATATCGGAAATGTTGAGTTTGAGCTTGGTGCCAAAACCCTTGAGCGCTGGCTGATAAAGCCTGAGAAAACGATGGAAATTGTTCTTGGGATTCCCCGTGAACGGCTTCAGGATGAACGCCGGGTGGCTATATCACCTCCCGGTGTTCAGATACTCGTTGAGCAGGGCATCAAGGTTATCGTTGAAAAATCTGCCGGTAATTTCTGTAACTTCACCGATCTCGCATATGGCGAAGCTGGAGCAACCATTGCCGAATCCCCGGAGGAGCTCTACCAGCAGTCGAATGTCATTGTGAAGGTCTCTCCCCCGATGACCGAAGAGCTTCCCCTTTTTATGCCAGGTCAGATGCTCATCTCAGCCCTCCATCTTGGAACAATCACCCCGGATCTGATAAAAGCACTGATCGAGAAGAATATTACCGCTCTCGGATTTGAGTTTATCGAAACAAGGGATGGCGAGCTGCCGATTGTCAGGACGCTGAGCGAAATCGCCGGTTCACTGGCCATACAGACAGCGGCCAAATACCTTGAAACAGGTTACGGGGGCAGCGGCATTCTCCTTGGAGGCATTGCAGGTGTTCCACCGGCCTGGGTCACCATTATCGGGGCTGGAACCGTCGGGCTTTTTGCCGCACAGGATGCGCTTGGACTCGGTGCGCAGGTTACCGTTATCGATAAGGAGATCAATCGGTTGCGACGATTCGAAGCATTTTTCAACCGTCACCTTGTCACCGCCATTGCAAACGATCATTACATTGCCGAAATTGCGAAGATGTCGGACGTTCTGATTGGCGCACTGAGCCCGCGTCAGAAAATCATCAAGCCACTGGTCAGCGAACAGGTGGTCAAGTCGATGAAGCCCGGTTCGGTGATTATTGATGTCTCGATTGATCAGGGTGCCTGTTTCGCTACCAGCCGCCATACATCCCACACCAATCCCATTTATGTCAAGCACGGCGTTACCCATTACTGCGTACCGAATATCCCGTCAGCCGTCGCAAAAACAGCCTCTTTCGCCCTGACCAATACCCTTTTGCCTTTTCTTCTGAAACTGACAGGACATGAGACCGTTTCAGAGATTCTCTGGAAAAGTCACAGTTTGCGGAAGGGAACCTACATTTTCAAGGGCTATGTCACACAAAAAATTCTTGCTGAATTGACAGACATTCCTTTCAGAGAGATCGATATGCTACTTGCTGCCTCCTGA
- a CDS encoding FAD-dependent oxidoreductase — MNVSADLSADVIVIGSGVGGLTAAALLQERGISTLVFEKNRYAGGSCSSFQREGYRFDAGASVFYGFGDNSSSGTLNLHTRIFRKLDIEVLTIFDPVQIHYHLPGGFSLPASYNQQAFLDALAARFPHESDGIRKFYHELTEVYDILSALPAGSLEDVTHLLSVGAAHPLKTMALALKSFRSMGKTARSYIKDEELLHFIDIEAYSWAVQDALATPLVNASICLADRHFGGINYPIGGSGAIPDGLCKGIRKFGGRICYQSEVTEILVSNGEARGVRLADGTEYYAKAVISNATVWDTFNRLVIDSRYRVDEKRFLRAPSWFQLFLGVDASVIPEGFHMHHILVDDWKSYNQLGGTIYFSAPTILDPSLAPPGRHIVHAFVTGEVEEWQHYERGSSAYLAAKDEVAAGIIFRIERILPGLSKAVKLKVLATPLTHERYLNRFKGSYGPLLKPGQSILQKPQNTTPIKNLFAVGDSTFPGQGVIAVTYSGVSCASLIARKFGKPLDPLV; from the coding sequence ATGAATGTATCCGCTGATCTTTCTGCTGATGTGATTGTTATCGGTTCAGGAGTTGGAGGGCTCACTGCAGCAGCATTGCTTCAGGAGAGGGGCATTTCAACCCTTGTTTTCGAGAAGAACCGATATGCGGGGGGAAGTTGCTCTTCTTTCCAGCGGGAGGGGTATCGTTTTGATGCCGGAGCATCGGTTTTTTATGGTTTTGGTGACAATAGCAGCAGTGGCACCCTGAACCTGCATACGCGAATATTCAGAAAGCTCGATATTGAGGTGCTCACAATTTTTGACCCTGTTCAGATCCATTATCACCTGCCCGGTGGTTTTTCTCTACCAGCCTCTTATAACCAACAAGCATTTCTTGATGCTCTTGCCGCTCGTTTTCCGCATGAGAGTGACGGAATCAGAAAATTTTATCATGAGCTCACGGAGGTTTATGACATTCTCAGCGCTCTGCCTGCGGGCTCGCTTGAGGATGTGACACATCTGCTCTCGGTCGGTGCTGCACATCCTCTCAAGACCATGGCTCTTGCGCTGAAAAGCTTTCGTTCAATGGGGAAAACCGCCAGAAGTTATATTAAGGATGAAGAACTGCTCCATTTTATCGACATTGAGGCCTACTCCTGGGCGGTGCAGGATGCTCTTGCAACCCCACTGGTCAATGCCAGCATCTGTCTTGCCGATCGCCATTTCGGCGGCATCAATTATCCGATCGGCGGTTCCGGCGCTATTCCTGATGGGCTTTGCAAGGGGATCAGGAAGTTTGGCGGACGTATTTGTTATCAATCAGAGGTTACCGAGATTCTGGTCAGCAACGGTGAGGCCCGTGGCGTCAGGCTTGCCGATGGCACAGAGTACTATGCAAAAGCGGTAATCAGCAATGCAACAGTCTGGGATACCTTTAATCGCCTTGTTATCGACTCGCGCTACAGGGTGGATGAAAAACGTTTTCTGAGGGCGCCGAGCTGGTTCCAGCTTTTTCTCGGTGTTGATGCTTCTGTTATTCCCGAAGGGTTTCATATGCACCATATTCTGGTCGACGACTGGAAGAGCTATAACCAGTTGGGAGGAACCATCTATTTTTCTGCACCAACCATTCTTGATCCATCACTGGCGCCTCCCGGCAGACATATTGTTCATGCTTTCGTTACTGGAGAGGTTGAAGAGTGGCAACATTATGAGAGGGGTAGCAGTGCCTACCTTGCAGCAAAGGATGAGGTTGCAGCCGGGATAATTTTCCGGATAGAGCGGATTTTACCCGGATTATCGAAAGCTGTAAAACTAAAGGTACTTGCTACGCCGCTTACCCATGAGCGCTATCTCAATCGCTTTAAAGGATCATACGGGCCTCTGCTCAAACCGGGGCAGAGTATTCTCCAGAAACCCCAGAACACAACACCGATAAAAAATCTCTTTGCTGTAGGCGACAGTACTTTTCCCGGGCAGGGCGTCATAGCCGTAACCTATTCGGGGGTATCGTGCGCATCCCTGATTGCCAGAAAATTTGGCAAGCCGCTTGATCCGTTAGTGTAA
- a CDS encoding sigma-70 family RNA polymerase sigma factor, whose protein sequence is MDKPDPARDLKTGTKKETLSRDERRKQLEFQNEAVVHLNALYNYALHLTMNPSDAEDLVQETYLKAYRFFNSFERGTNCKAWLFKILKNNYINRFRKNSKEPGKVDYDLIKDFYHSIKDTRSDTTESESDYFHSLLHEEVYQALHSLPEEFREVIQLCDIEGFTYEEIANMVESPIGTVRSRLYRGRKLLRSQLEGYAKKYGFNTDNVQ, encoded by the coding sequence ATGGATAAACCTGATCCTGCTCGCGACTTAAAAACCGGGACAAAAAAAGAGACGCTCTCCCGAGATGAGCGACGAAAGCAACTTGAGTTTCAAAATGAAGCCGTTGTTCATCTTAACGCCCTCTATAACTATGCTCTTCACTTGACCATGAATCCAAGTGATGCTGAGGATCTGGTGCAGGAGACCTATCTGAAGGCATATAGATTTTTTAATTCTTTTGAGCGGGGAACAAACTGTAAGGCATGGCTGTTTAAAATCCTGAAAAACAACTATATCAACCGCTTCAGGAAAAATTCGAAGGAACCTGGAAAAGTTGATTATGATCTTATTAAAGATTTTTATCATTCAATCAAAGACACCCGAAGTGATACCACTGAGTCAGAAAGCGATTATTTCCATTCATTGCTGCACGAAGAGGTCTATCAGGCGCTTCACTCTCTGCCCGAGGAGTTCAGGGAGGTGATTCAGTTGTGTGATATTGAGGGATTTACCTATGAGGAAATTGCAAATATGGTAGAAAGCCCTATCGGAACGGTGAGGTCAAGGTTATATCGGGGCAGGAAGCTGCTTCGCAGTCAGCTTGAGGGATATGCAAAGAAATACGGCTTCAACACCGATAACGTTCAATAA
- a CDS encoding anti-sigma factor family protein, producing MNCKKASVLMSASLDGELSHLEEQDFLLHISECKECHREFEEAKKTKMIIREKIIQFKAPQTLVMSIMQLTSFNTKEHEDTLLCE from the coding sequence ATGAACTGCAAAAAGGCCAGCGTGCTTATGAGTGCCTCTCTGGATGGAGAGCTTTCCCACCTTGAAGAGCAGGATTTTCTCCTTCACATTTCGGAGTGCAAAGAGTGCCACAGAGAGTTTGAGGAGGCAAAAAAAACCAAAATGATCATCAGGGAAAAAATTATCCAGTTCAAGGCCCCTCAGACGTTGGTTATGTCAATCATGCAGCTTACCAGTTTCAATACCAAAGAGCACGAAGACACCCTCCTTTGTGAATAG
- a CDS encoding ArsR/SmtB family transcription factor — protein sequence MSKTVTITEEDVKKWHLNMPDEMFEAVSNRFKLLSEPMRLRILRVLCESEHTVQEIVNEIHASQANISKHLALMYESGVVTRRKEGLKCYYRIADDSVIYACYLSSKSVVDNLQERLCWVQKVQSNLSS from the coding sequence ATGAGCAAAACGGTCACGATTACAGAAGAAGATGTAAAAAAATGGCATCTTAATATGCCTGATGAGATGTTTGAAGCGGTTTCCAATCGATTCAAGCTGCTCTCTGAACCAATGAGACTGAGAATTTTACGTGTGCTTTGTGAGAGCGAGCATACCGTTCAGGAAATTGTCAATGAAATACACGCAAGCCAGGCAAACATCTCAAAACATCTGGCCCTGATGTATGAGAGTGGTGTTGTAACCCGCAGGAAAGAGGGCTTGAAATGCTATTATCGTATCGCTGACGATAGTGTTATCTACGCTTGTTATCTGAGTTCAAAAAGTGTAGTTGATAACCTTCAGGAGCGACTTTGCTGGGTACAAAAAGTCCAGTCTAACCTCTCCAGTTGA
- a CDS encoding Hsp20/alpha crystallin family protein translates to MLVQLAKDPMRLFDDIWSGAQQPSAPAFKVDISEDEAGFHIDAELPGIAKENVVLHIEDDVLTIKAERTAETEESKKNYHRIERSSGSFSRSFNLGEMIDQESISADFKNGILHVTLPKAVPVKKKKEITIN, encoded by the coding sequence ATGCTGGTACAATTAGCGAAAGACCCAATGAGACTGTTTGATGATATCTGGTCAGGTGCACAACAGCCTTCAGCCCCGGCTTTTAAGGTTGATATTTCAGAAGATGAGGCCGGATTCCATATTGATGCCGAACTTCCCGGTATCGCCAAAGAGAATGTGGTACTCCACATTGAAGATGATGTACTGACCATCAAAGCAGAGAGAACGGCGGAAACGGAAGAGAGCAAGAAAAATTATCATCGTATTGAGAGGAGCTCCGGAAGTTTTTCAAGGAGTTTTAATCTTGGTGAAATGATTGATCAGGAGAGCATCAGTGCAGATTTCAAGAACGGAATACTTCATGTAACGCTTCCGAAAGCTGTGCCGGTAAAGAAGAAAAAAGAGATTACGATTAATTAA
- the dnaK gene encoding molecular chaperone DnaK, which produces MGKIIGIDLGTTNSCVSVMQGSQPTVIENSEGNRTTPSIIALTKTGDRLVGQAAKRQAITNPKNTIFSIKRFMGRKYDEINDEKKLAPYEIINEGGEARVKINDKIYSPQEVSAMILQKMKQTAEDFLGEKVTEAVITVPAYFNDAQRQATKDAGRIAGLDVKRIINEPTAAALAYGLDRKQTSEKVAVFDLGGGTFDISVLELGDGVFEVKSTDGDTHLGGDNFDQKIIDYIADEFKKQEGIDLRKDAITLQRLKEAAEKAKIELSSRTDTEINLPFITATQEGPKHLVINLTRAKFEALCADLFDKILDPCRRAIKNSKLEMKEIDEVVLVGGSTRIPKVQALVKDFFGKEPNKSVNPDEVVAIGAAIQGGVLKGDVTDVLLLDVTPLSLGIETLGGVMTKLIDANTTIPTRKQEVFSTAGDNQTSVEVHVLQGERPMATDNKTLGRFHLGDIPPSPRGIPQIEVTFDIDSNGILHVSAKDKATGKEQSIKIESSSKLTDAEISKMKEDAKEHAAEDQKRKEEIDTRNIADSLIFSTEKQLKELGDKIPADKRPVLEGSLEKLKEAYKNGTVESLKSAMEELNKEWSEIASHLYQSQGPESSQPETAAQSDSGEKSKKNSGDGNVENAEYEVIDGNDK; this is translated from the coding sequence ATGGGTAAAATTATCGGCATCGACCTTGGCACGACGAACTCTTGTGTTTCGGTTATGCAGGGATCGCAGCCAACAGTTATCGAAAATTCAGAGGGAAACCGTACAACACCCTCTATCATAGCCTTAACCAAAACCGGTGATCGTTTGGTTGGCCAGGCTGCAAAAAGACAGGCGATAACCAATCCGAAGAACACGATCTTTTCTATCAAGCGTTTCATGGGACGCAAATATGATGAAATCAATGACGAAAAAAAGCTTGCTCCCTATGAAATTATCAACGAAGGTGGTGAAGCCCGCGTAAAAATCAATGACAAAATCTATTCTCCCCAGGAAGTTTCAGCAATGATCCTGCAGAAAATGAAGCAGACGGCTGAGGACTTTCTTGGTGAAAAAGTTACCGAAGCAGTCATCACGGTGCCGGCATACTTCAATGATGCCCAGCGGCAGGCGACAAAAGATGCCGGGCGTATTGCCGGACTTGATGTCAAGCGTATCATCAATGAACCTACCGCTGCTGCTCTTGCCTACGGCCTTGACAGAAAGCAGACGAGTGAAAAAGTTGCGGTCTTCGATCTTGGTGGAGGAACATTTGATATCTCCGTTCTTGAGCTTGGTGATGGTGTTTTTGAGGTGAAGTCAACTGACGGCGATACCCATCTCGGCGGTGACAACTTTGACCAGAAAATTATCGATTATATTGCTGACGAGTTTAAAAAACAGGAGGGTATTGATCTTCGCAAGGATGCCATTACCCTTCAGCGCTTGAAGGAAGCCGCTGAAAAAGCAAAAATCGAACTCTCTTCAAGGACTGATACCGAAATCAATCTTCCCTTCATTACTGCAACACAGGAAGGGCCGAAACACCTGGTGATCAATCTCACCCGTGCAAAATTCGAGGCATTGTGCGCTGATCTGTTCGACAAGATTCTTGATCCCTGTCGTCGTGCCATCAAGAATTCCAAGCTTGAGATGAAGGAGATCGACGAGGTGGTTCTTGTTGGAGGTTCCACCCGTATACCAAAAGTGCAGGCTTTGGTCAAAGACTTTTTCGGCAAAGAGCCGAACAAAAGTGTCAATCCTGATGAAGTTGTTGCTATCGGCGCGGCTATTCAGGGTGGTGTTCTGAAAGGTGACGTCACTGATGTTCTGCTGCTTGATGTAACACCTCTTTCGCTTGGTATTGAAACCCTTGGCGGTGTAATGACGAAGCTCATCGATGCAAACACCACTATTCCGACAAGAAAGCAGGAGGTTTTTTCAACTGCAGGTGATAATCAGACCTCGGTTGAGGTACATGTTTTACAGGGAGAGCGCCCAATGGCTACCGACAACAAAACACTGGGTCGGTTCCACCTTGGCGATATTCCTCCCTCTCCAAGAGGCATACCACAGATCGAAGTGACGTTTGATATCGATTCCAACGGTATTCTGCATGTTTCAGCAAAAGACAAGGCAACAGGAAAAGAGCAGAGCATCAAAATTGAATCGAGCAGCAAGCTCACCGACGCTGAAATCAGCAAAATGAAGGAGGACGCAAAAGAACATGCTGCTGAAGATCAGAAACGCAAGGAAGAGATCGACACCAGAAATATTGCAGACTCCCTGATTTTCAGCACTGAAAAACAGTTGAAAGAGCTCGGCGATAAAATACCGGCAGACAAACGTCCCGTACTGGAAGGTTCGCTTGAAAAACTCAAGGAAGCTTACAAGAACGGAACCGTTGAGTCTCTTAAAAGTGCGATGGAGGAGCTCAACAAGGAGTGGAGTGAGATTGCCTCTCATCTCTACCAGTCTCAGGGTCCGGAATCGTCACAGCCTGAAACGGCAGCACAGAGTGACAGCGGTGAAAAATCGAAAAAAAATAGCGGCGATGGTAATGTTGAAAATGCTGAATACGAAGTTATTGACGGCAACGACAAATAA
- the pscD gene encoding photosystem P840 reaction center protein PscD: MQPQLSRPNTGDNQVRVSTAGPWSGNAAHKAEKYFITSAKRDNRGNLQVQISPSSGRRKLSPTKVMIDKIISGEIELFVLTTQPDIGIDIKKKIIDNENRYVIDFDNRGIKWTMRDIPVFYSSLLRELCIEIDRRTYTLDEFFK, encoded by the coding sequence ATGCAACCTCAGCTCAGCCGTCCGAACACCGGCGATAACCAGGTCAGGGTAAGTACAGCAGGGCCATGGTCAGGCAATGCTGCTCATAAAGCAGAAAAGTATTTTATCACCTCAGCAAAAAGAGATAATCGTGGTAACCTTCAGGTGCAGATAAGTCCCTCTTCGGGACGAAGAAAGTTATCGCCGACAAAGGTTATGATCGATAAAATCATTTCCGGGGAAATTGAACTCTTTGTTCTTACGACACAGCCTGATATCGGTATTGATATCAAGAAGAAGATTATTGACAACGAGAATCGTTATGTCATTGACTTTGACAATCGTGGAATAAAATGGACCATGAGGGATATCCCTGTCTTTTACAGCTCATTATTACGGGAACTTTGCATTGAGATTGACCGGCGAACCTATACACTTGATGAATTTTTCAAGTAA
- a CDS encoding tetratricopeptide repeat protein: MKNPLLTMYKKIRPFLFLPVLALSACASKQDLLVVEDNLKKLKTDSETIKSQSAVSYSDVQQVRDDVSRLQGSIEEISHNNRLTFGRLGMEDSLLVHKVDELELRLQKMEQYIALAKEQSPPSAAPLQQNDTVQSAQKPSALTDAALLEEGRERLKSKNYVASRESFGLLMQRTPPSALADQAQFFIAESYFGEKWYEKAILEYQVVIAKYLKSNKRPEALYKQALSFEFIGDPANAKARFKDLVNVYPDAPQATQARKKLQ; the protein is encoded by the coding sequence ATGAAGAATCCTTTGCTGACCATGTATAAAAAGATAAGACCTTTTCTTTTTCTTCCAGTTCTTGCACTGTCGGCCTGTGCATCAAAACAGGATCTTCTCGTTGTTGAAGATAATCTGAAAAAGCTCAAAACGGATTCGGAAACCATTAAGTCGCAGTCTGCGGTCTCCTATTCGGATGTTCAACAGGTTCGGGATGATGTTTCTCGCTTACAGGGCAGTATTGAGGAGATTTCTCATAATAATCGGCTGACTTTTGGTCGCCTTGGTATGGAGGATTCCCTCCTTGTGCACAAGGTTGATGAGCTGGAGTTGAGGTTGCAGAAAATGGAGCAATATATTGCTCTTGCCAAAGAGCAGAGCCCCCCTTCAGCAGCGCCGTTACAACAGAATGATACGGTACAGAGCGCTCAAAAGCCTTCTGCTCTTACTGATGCCGCATTGCTTGAAGAGGGGCGGGAGAGACTCAAAAGTAAAAATTATGTTGCTTCACGGGAAAGTTTCGGTTTACTGATGCAACGCACACCGCCATCTGCTCTTGCCGATCAGGCACAGTTCTTTATAGCGGAGAGCTATTTTGGTGAAAAATGGTATGAAAAGGCCATTCTTGAATATCAGGTTGTGATTGCCAAATACCTCAAAAGCAACAAACGTCCTGAAGCGCTCTACAAACAGGCGCTCTCCTTTGAATTTATAGGCGACCCTGCCAACGCAAAGGCAAGGTTCAAGGATCTGGTCAACGTTTATCCTGATGCACCTCAAGCGACTCAGGCGCGCAAAAAATTGCAATAG
- the pal gene encoding peptidoglycan-associated lipoprotein Pal, whose translation MTKKINGIIVLALMVTAGCSSKSAVTPDAGSAGSGSASLPSSSSPSLPLLPSSPSGYGFDQWQTGPLGDVFFDYDSATLSAEAQEQLHQNGVWMGSNARKGALIEGHCDERGTSEYNLALGDRRAISAKEYLVRFGVAPSRLETVSYGEERPFAAGSNEESWAKNRRAHFVVK comes from the coding sequence ATGACAAAAAAAATAAACGGCATCATTGTTCTGGCCTTGATGGTGACCGCTGGATGTTCATCAAAAAGTGCAGTGACCCCTGATGCAGGGAGTGCAGGGAGTGGTTCCGCATCATTACCTTCATCGTCGTCGCCGTCTTTACCATTGTTGCCATCCTCACCATCCGGTTATGGATTTGATCAATGGCAAACCGGACCTCTGGGCGATGTGTTTTTTGATTATGACAGCGCTACGCTGAGTGCCGAGGCTCAGGAGCAACTCCACCAAAATGGAGTATGGATGGGAAGCAATGCTCGCAAAGGAGCTCTTATTGAAGGTCATTGTGATGAGAGGGGTACTTCAGAATACAATCTTGCGCTTGGCGATCGCAGGGCGATAAGTGCTAAAGAGTATCTGGTCAGGTTTGGTGTGGCTCCATCCCGTCTTGAAACGGTGAGTTATGGCGAAGAGCGTCCATTTGCTGCCGGCAGTAATGAAGAGTCCTGGGCAAAAAACCGTCGGGCGCATTTTGTCGTAAAATAA
- the pal gene encoding peptidoglycan-associated lipoprotein Pal — MKTMKPLLRSLVIPTMLFLGACGCGKEVVVAPPPPPLPPPPPPVVVVMPGLGDVFYDFDRSELRADAVEQLKTNFNWIQANTEKSVIIEGHCDERGTAEYNLALGQRRANSAKDYIVNLGVAPVRLKTVSFGEEKPFADGSNEEAWAQNRRAHFVAE, encoded by the coding sequence ATGAAAACTATGAAGCCGTTATTGAGAAGTCTTGTTATTCCGACCATGCTGTTTCTTGGTGCATGTGGTTGCGGAAAAGAGGTCGTTGTGGCCCCACCACCACCACCACTTCCTCCTCCACCTCCGCCAGTTGTGGTTGTAATGCCTGGTCTTGGCGATGTTTTCTATGATTTTGACCGTTCTGAGCTCCGCGCAGATGCCGTTGAGCAGTTGAAAACCAATTTCAACTGGATACAGGCAAATACAGAGAAGAGTGTCATCATCGAAGGGCATTGCGATGAAAGAGGCACTGCGGAGTATAACCTTGCTCTTGGCCAGCGCCGTGCAAACAGTGCAAAGGATTACATCGTCAATTTGGGTGTTGCTCCTGTCCGTCTGAAGACGGTTAGTTTCGGTGAGGAAAAACCATTTGCTGACGGCAGCAATGAAGAGGCATGGGCTCAGAACAGAAGGGCACACTTTGTTGCGGAATAA